A genome region from Hydrogenoanaerobacterium saccharovorans includes the following:
- a CDS encoding thioredoxin family protein, translating to MGLLGIGKKKEEVKDECCCGGNCNAKATAHTEIANKVGASVKVLGSGCAKCNQLEAAAKAALEQLGMNTVIDHVTDFTQIAAYGVMTTPALVVDGKVVSFGKVLKTEEVVKILQKVRG from the coding sequence ATGGGATTATTGGGGATTGGAAAGAAAAAAGAAGAAGTAAAAGACGAATGTTGCTGCGGCGGCAACTGCAATGCTAAAGCAACAGCACACACAGAAATTGCAAATAAAGTGGGAGCATCTGTAAAGGTATTGGGCAGTGGTTGTGCAAAGTGCAACCAATTGGAAGCTGCTGCAAAAGCAGCTTTAGAGCAGCTTGGTATGAACACCGTCATCGACCATGTTACCGATTTTACGCAAATTGCTGCGTATGGAGTAATGACCACTCCCGCTTTGGTTGTGGATGGCAAGGTTGTATCTTTTGGTAAGGTGTTAAAAACAGAAGAAGTTGTAAAGATTCTTCAAAAAGTAAGAGGCTAA
- a CDS encoding arsenate reductase ArsC, with translation MVKVAFICVHNSCRSQIAEALGKYFAGDVLECYSAGTEKQPQINQDAVRLIKQLYGIDMERTQFSKLISEIPPVDIVITMGCNVTCPFLPCKYREDWGLDDPTGKDDHEFKKVISTIENKILELSCKAKDIVNA, from the coding sequence ATGGTTAAAGTAGCGTTTATTTGTGTTCATAATTCCTGCCGTAGCCAAATTGCCGAAGCATTGGGCAAATACTTTGCCGGAGATGTACTGGAATGTTATTCCGCAGGTACAGAAAAGCAACCTCAAATCAACCAAGATGCTGTACGCTTGATAAAACAGCTTTATGGTATTGACATGGAACGAACTCAATTCTCTAAGCTTATTTCAGAAATTCCGCCTGTAGATATTGTGATAACTATGGGGTGCAACGTCACCTGCCCTTTTCTGCCATGTAAATATCGCGAAGATTGGGGTTTGGATGATCCAACCGGTAAGGATGACCATGAATTTAAAAAAGTTATTTCAACCATAGAAAATAAAATCCTTGAATTAAGCTGCAAAGCAAAAGATATTGTCAATGCTTAA